A genomic window from Plasmodium coatneyi strain Hackeri chromosome 13, complete sequence includes:
- a CDS encoding Pre-mRNA splicing factor, with product MDNQYNNAEPPASYPPNVPSHATQPNQPNQPNQLIQPSQPNQLNQLDQNGINKQMYDYYYYNSNPGGSMGNKTGYNNMQGDVPFDGNYALNYGYMDPSFYHMNSGMHPMGSMMNPYSNAMSRFPSRMEEHPNSSYRYSNLDHTYRGGMKYKLGANNASSSSFHSSLTNYNNEEKKNILEMTNTTTYNVNTLLRNNILSSEYFRSLVPLKTFKEVVEEIHLYADHVEPYCIGSTRAPSTLFCCLYKLFTMHLSEKQMKVLIESRESCYIRACGFLYLRYVHSPANLWMWFEPYLLDEDEFITSADKRKKQTIGEYVQCLLAEDKYFNTVLPRMPIKIKNTYGARLMLMSDHRRRLRKNKEKMHKFVKGEPIMAYVNGEWEKGEIGGIVNHGKEKIFVRIRKIDGNEKLVNMGYVKLDSEDPHREGDTESAADATERSRVRNEKTHRRSSRSRSGKRRRRRSRSRSRGRRSRSRSRSRSRHRGRHKDRSRDRDRSRDRNRSRSHDRDRRRKRRTSEERNDKKHSSHDKSHRDHRDRSLTKRGRTSYEDSHRKRDESASRSSRSYSSREDDKAYRKDKYEINENELINKYRKIESQKALATGKDYARRPTSYKSSLTIKVENIQTRRKSISRSPKRIDKTVSHSQKDEKGTENAAMENSKLMQLMQKYNKEDDGETRSKMNSGDMDEMDVMTLG from the exons ATGGACAACCAGTACAACAATGCAGAACCCCCCGCTTCATACCCACCGAACGTGCCTAGTCACGCCACTCAACCCAATCAACCCAATCAACCAAATCAGCTAATTCAACCCAGTCAACCCAATCAGCTGAACCAACTGGACCAAAATGGCATAAACAAGCAGATGTACGACTACTATTACTACAACAGTAACCCCGGTGGGTCTATGGGCAACAAGACGGGTTATAACAATATGCAGGGGGACGTACCCTTCGACG GAAACTATGCCCTCAATTACGGATACATGGACCCGTCCTTCTATCACATGAACAGTGGAATGCACCCCATGGGTAGTATGATGAACCCATACAGTAACGCCATGAGTAGGTTCCCAAGCAGAATGGAAGAACACCCAAATAGCAGCTACAGATATAGCAATTTAGACCATACCTATAGGGGGGGTATGAAATATAAGCTAGGTGCAAACAATGCATCTAGTAGCTCCTTCCATTCATCTCTAACAAATTACaacaatgaagaaaaaaaaaatatcctaGAAATGACAAACACTACAACGTACAATGTAAATACGTTACTCagaaataatattttatcgTCCGAATATTTCAGATCGCTAGTTCCACTGAAAACCTTTAAGGAGGTCGTAGAAGAAATTCACTTATATGCGGACCATGTGGAACCCTACTGCATTGGAAGTACAAGGGCCCCGTCGACTCTTTTTTGCTGCCTCTACAAGTTGTTTACCATGCATTTGTCGGAGAAGCAG ATGAAGGTGCTGATCGAAAGTCGTGAATCCTGCTACATACGAGCCTGCGGATTTTTGTATTTGAGATATGTCCACTCGCCTGCCAAT CTTTGGATGTGGTTTGAACCCTACCTCCTGGATGAAGATGAGTTTATCACATCAGCTGACAAACGGAAGAAGCAGACGATAGGCGAGTACGTTCAGTGCCTCCTGGCGGAGGATAAGTATTTCAACACAG TTCTGCCTAGAATGcccataaaaataaaaaacacctATGGCGCACGACTGATGTTGATGAGTGACCATAGGAGGAGACTCAGaaagaacaaggaaaagaTGCACAAATTTGTGAAAGGAGAACCCATTATGGCCTATGTCAA CGGAGAGTGGGAGAAGGGCGAAATAGGAGGCATCGTGAATCACGGGAAGGAGAAGATTTTCGTTCGAATCAGAAAAATCGATGGGAACGAAAAGCTCGTTAATATGGGCTACGTGAAGCTAGACTCGGAGGACCCCCACAGGGAAGGGGATACAGAAAGTGCTGCGGATGCCACCGAAAGGAGCCGAGTCAGAAATGAGAAAACGCACAGAAGGAGTAGTAGAAGTAGGAGCGGCAAAAGAAGGAGGcgaagaagcagaagtagaagtaggggaagaaggagcaGAAGCAGGAGCAGAAGCAGAAGTCGGCATAGAGGTAGACACAAGGATAGGAGTCGTGATCGGGATAGAAGTCGAGATCGGAATAGAAGTAGAAGTCACGACCGGGATAGACGCAGAAAGAGACGAACGAGCGAAGAACGGAACGATAAGAAACACTCCTCACACGACAAATCGCATAGAGACCATCGTGATAGGTCACTCACGAAACGCGGAAGAACATCCTACGAAGATTCGCACAGGAAAAGGGACGAATCAGCATCCAGATCGTCTAGGTCATACAGTTCTAGAGAAGATGATAAAGCATACAGAAAAGACAAGTACGAAATTAATGAAAACGAATTAATTAACAAGtatagaaaaatagaaagccAAAAGGCACTCGCTACTGGAAAGGATTATGCTCGAAGACCGACGTCATATAAATCCTCCCTAACGATAAAGGTAGAGAATATTCAAACAAGAAGGAAGTCCATTTCGAGGTCTCCAAAAAGAATAGACAAAACAGTGAGTCATTCGCAGAAGGATGAAAAGGGCACTGAAAATGCTGCGATGGAAAACTCCAAATTGATGCAGCTAATGCAAAAGTATAACAAAGAGGATGATGGTGAGACGAGGAGCAAAATGAACTCTGGCGATATGGATGAAATGGATGTCATGACGTTGGGGTAA
- a CDS encoding Fibrillarin, producing MTDAFRGGSGNFKKGNKDFKKGNNNNNNNNAVRKGGMWKGNNGGRGGGGPRGGGGPRGGGGPRGGGGPRGGGGGRGGGGGRGARGGAGGRFGGGNNNNKKNFKKDGKLGKVIVVPHRFPGVFLLKGKSDILVTKNLVPGESVYGEKRYEVMGDNEKIEYRVWNPFRSKLGACLMGGVGNMPIKPGCKVLYLGAANGTSVSHVSDMVGDEGVVYAVEFSHRSGRDLTNMSKKRSNVVPIVEDARQPIKYRMLVDMVDVVFADVAQPDQARIVAMNAHMFLKTGGWFIISIKANCVDSTAKPEVVFASEMEKLKKESCKPKEKLTLEPFHRNHAIVLGMYR from the exons ATGACag ACGCATTTCGAGGCGGATCCGGGAATTTCAAAAAGGGCAACAAAGATTTCAAGAAAGGaaacaacaataataataataataatgccGTGCGTAAGGGAGGCATGTGGAAAGGCAACAATGGAGGACGAGGCGGAGGTGGCCCAAGGGGAGGAGGTGGTCCAAGAGGTGGAGGTGGACCAAGAGGTGGAGGTGGCCCAAGAGGTGGAGGAGGCGGTAGAGgtggagggggaggaagaggtGCTAGAGGAGGCGCAGGAGGAAGATTTGGTGgaggaaataataacaataaaaaaaatttcaaaaaagatGGAAAGTTAGGAAAAGTTATTGTAGTACCTCATAGATTCCCAGGAGTTTTTCTACTAAAAGGAAAGTCAGACATTCttgtaacaaaaaatttaGTTCCAGGGGAAAGTGTCTATGGAGAGAAAAGATACGAAGTAATGGGAGATAATGAAAAGATTGAATACAGAGTATGGAACCCATTTCGATCAAAATTAGGTGCCTGTTTAATGGGTGGAGTTGGAAACATGCCAATCAAACCAGGGTGTAAAGTTCTCTACCTGGGGGCAGCAAATGGAACGTCCGTATCTCACGTGTCCGATATGGTCGGCGATGAAGGAGTCGTTTATGCAGTTGAATTTTCTCACAGATCAGGCAGAGACTTAACTAACATGTCAAAAAAGAGGTCCAATGTTGTTCCCATTGTAGAGGATGCTAGACAGCCAATTAAGTATCGTATGCTAGTAGATATGGTGGACGTCGTTTTTGCTGATGTTGCACAGCCAGATCAAGCACGTATTGTTGCTATGAATGCTCacatgtttttaaaaactggAGGATGGTTTATAATATCTATTAAGGCCAACTGTGTTGACTCCACTGCCAAGCCGGAGGTCGTCTTTGCGTCAGAGAtggagaaattaaaaaaggaaagttgtaAGCCCAAGGAGAAGCTAACGTTGGAACCGTTTCATCGTAACCATGCCATCGTTCTGGGTATGTATAGGTAA
- a CDS encoding Fe-S-cluster redox enzyme: MEKSRRYASLLKMVERNGFPKYRLQQILDNIYKAKITNISKMKNIPTNIRREMKKIFSENLLSIKPLKEYKFDRAYKVLFECKDKEKIEATSLDFGSHKSLCISSQIGCSFACKFCATGQIGIKRQLELDEITDQLLYFQSKNENVKNVSFMGMGEPLANPHVFESIHFFNNVNLFALSSRRINISTVGLLPGIKKLNDLFPQVNLSFSLHSPFSEERDNLVPINKLFPFLEVFDLLDSRIARTGRRVWISYILLKDVNDSKDHAEALCNHISQRPRAVRYLYNVCLIPYNKAKNVEENFHRVDEEDKILQFEKVLRKHGISFFYRNSFGLSIDAACGQLYAGYEPKMRKDAIAVRNAPLLAQ, from the exons ATGGAGAAGTCCAGGAGATACGCGAGCCTGCTCAAAATGGTCGAGCGAAACGGGTTCCCAAAATACCGACTGCAGCAAATACTGGACAACATATACAAGGCAAAAATTACCAATAtaagtaaaatgaaaaatattcctacTAATATAAGaagagaaatgaaaaaaatcttTAGCGAAAATCTGCTAAGTATAAAACCTTTAAAAGAGTACAAATTTGATAGAGCGTATAAAGTCCTATTTGAGTGTAAGGATAAAGAAAAGATAGAAGCCACTTCTCTAGATTTTGGTTCCCATAAATCCTTGTGCATATCAAGTCAAATAGGTTGTTCCTTTGCATGTAAATTCTGTGCCACTGGGCAGATAGGTATAAAAAGGCAACTCGAATTAGATGAAATAACAGACCAGCTTCTATACTTTCAATCCAAAAATgagaatgtaaaaaatgtttccttcATGGGGATGGGGGAACCACTGGCCAATCCACACGTTTTTGAgtccattcattttttcaacaaCGTCAACCTGTTTGCCCTATCAAGTAGACgtataaatatttccacGGTGGGACTTCTCccaggaattaaaaaattaaatgatcTTTTCCCTCAAGTGAATTTATCCTTCTCTTTACACTCTCCGTTTTCCGAAGAAAGAGACAATCTTGTGCCTATCAATAagttgtttccttttttggaagTTTTCGATTTGCTAGACAGTAGAATAGCCCGGACGGGGAGACGCGTATGGATTAGCTACATTCTCCTTAAAGATGTCAACGACTCCAAGGACCACGCAGAGGCCCTTTGCAATCACATATCCCAGCGCCCCCGTGCCGTCAGGTACCTCTACAATGTGTGCTTAATTCCATACAACAAAG CAAAGAACGTTGAAGAGAACTTCCACAGAGTGGACGAGGAAGACAAAATCCTTCAGTTCGAG AAAGTGTTGAGAAAGCACGGAATATCATTTTTCTACAG GAATTCCTTCGGACTCTCCATTGACGCAGCGTGCGGTCAGCTGTACGCAG GTTACGAGcccaaaatgaggaaagatGCAATAGCAGTTCGGAATGCGCCATTATTGGCACAATAA
- a CDS encoding Vacuolar protein sorting-associated protein 29, producing MSGKLEDIGELVLLIGDFHSPMRNLGLPDCFKDLLKTDKIKHVLCTGNVGCRENLELLKNIADSVHITKGDMDDEYDFPEDISLTIGDFKISLIHGHQIIPWGDTNALLQWQKKYDSDIVISGHTHKNSIVRYEGKYFINPGSATGAFQPWLSQPTPSFILMAVAKSSIVVYVYEEKNGKTNVEMSELQK from the coding sequence ATGAGCGGAAAGCTGGAAGACATAGGCGAACTCGTTTTGCTTATCGGAGATTTCCATTCCCCCATGAGAAACTTAGGACTCCCGGACTGCTTCAAGGATCTCCTCAAAAcagacaaaataaaacatgtACTATGTACGGGCAATGTTGGCTGTCGTGAAAACCTGGAACTCCTAAAAAATATTGCTGACTCGGTTCATATAACGAAGGGAGACATGGACGATGAGTATGATTTCCCTGAAGATATCTCTCTCACCATTGGAGATTTTAAAATATCATTAATCCATGGCCACCAAATTATCCCATGGGGGGACACAAATGCACTTTTACAATGGCAAAAGAAGTATGACAGCGATATTGTCATTTCGGggcacacacataaaaattcTATTGTTCGGTATGAAggcaaatattttattaaccCCGGGTCAGCAACTGGAGCCTTTCAGCCATGGCTTTCTCAACCCACTCCAAGCTTCATATTAATGGCCGTGGCGAAAAGTTCCATcgttgtatatgtgtatgaggagaaaaatgggaaaaccAATGTAGAGATGAGTGAGCTGCAGAAGTGA
- a CDS encoding ATP-dependent Clp protease, whose translation MNALYLLLSMLALKLVVTIHTRTQPNFLNSTYQLNKCKTTLNLRRICRKIKPRNNKLFVSLFDEYDEKCIRALIMAREVAKNHNEKEILLKHLLIAIIRIDSNLVKHILNFFNISLTTFLEKLNKEINKNGGDVPGQSGEATDQHLPVNKSKDTAEDGRPYQSNDQNGEQKLMNNLINKHIQDIEDKINQLKKMDKGQSDISTEVDNAGSSLDGSDERDETTRNLIRDAAKRVWGSHAGDVEDPPEGPPLLDPTPPGELPDELSSDVSKELSKELSHQLSGDLPNDLPDEKADIKFSENCKRVLHNAVLEARRKKKMFVNVTDILIALINMAQENQNCDFLKYLNELNISVNDLKRELTSYDEENSFAPPTGRTSRTPHRDDDQNSNQADKREENGSLIETIENRDDNQRMRNVNNEQQNHHFMNNLNNDYLNQTREFKNYEESNFPSNNKFFSSSYVKDCLTDMVQAAYERGDEHFFGRKKEIKRIIEILGRRKKSNPLLIGESGVGKTAIVEHLSYLILKDKVPYHLRNCRIYQLNVGNIVAGTKYRGEFEEKMKHLLNNMNKKKKNILFIDEIHVIVGAGSGEGSLDASNLLKPFLSSDNLQCIGTTTFQEYTKYIESDKALRRRFNCVPVKPFTSKETLLLLKKIKYNYEKYHNIYYTNDALKSIVTLTEDYLPTANFPDKAIDILDEAGAYQKIKYEMLMRQRLRDERGRRGSGDTANADLPNGDPTNAHPTNANLANAEQVINRQGNDTQPSSDQNTPSKLLPDDGQPALIHKDRNVEAQDYLENMHMKYVTSDVIENIVSKKSSISYIKKNKKEEEKIIKLKEKLNKIIIGQEKVIDILSRYLFKAITNIKDPNKPIGTLLLCGSSGVGKTLCAQVISKYLFNEDNLIVINMSEYIDKHSVSKLFGSYPGYIGYKEGGELTESVKKKPFSIILFDEIEKAHSEVLHVLLQILDNGILTDSKGNKVSFKNTFIFMTTNVGSDIITDYFKLYNKNYSNLGFKYYLSKKKNREETDGSSVHKGQLPEGANSVTNSLVEQPTGLSNNGPADMQVNRNGNHQVGNPPTQQPNSYELFEEKLRTNEWYEELQPEIEEELKKKFLPEFLNRIDEKIIFRQFLKRDVVNIFQNMIEDLKKRIKKRKNLNLIIEQDVIKYICSDENNIYDMNFGARSIRRALYKYIEDPIASFLISNLCEPNDSIHLSLSSGNKINVQLLKASVDQLVL comes from the coding sequence ATGAACGCTCTTTACCTCCTGCTCTCCATGCTCGCGCTTAAACTTGTGGTAACCATACATACAAGAACCCAGCCCAACTTCCTAAACAGCACCTACCAACTGAACAAATGCAAAACAACACTTAACCTACGAAGAATCTGCAGGAAAATCAAGCCAAGGAATAACAAGCTATTCGTGTCCCTATTTGATGAATACGATGAGAAGTGCATAAGGGCACTAATTATGGCCAGAGAAGTGGCCAAAAATCACaacgaaaaagaaatccTACTAAAGCATCTCCTTATTGCCATCATAAGAATTGACTCCAATTTAGtaaaacacattttaaactttttcaaTATATCCCTAACgacatttttggaaaagctaaataaggaaataaataaaaatgggggggaCGTGCCAGGACAATCAGGGGAAGCAACCGATCAGCATCTTCCCGTTAACAAGAGCAAAGATACTGCAGAAGACGGAAGACCGTACCAATCGAACGACCAAAACGGAGAGCAAAAACTTATGAATAACCTCATCAACAAACACATCCAGGACATAGAGGACAAAATAAATCAACTGAAAAAGATGGATAAGGGACAGAGTGACATTTCCACGGAGGTCGACAATGCTGGAAGCTCCTTAGACGGGTCAGACGAAAGGGATGAGACAACTAGGAACCTCATCCGTGACGCTGCGAAGCGCGTTTGGGGAAGTCACGCAGGGGATGTGGAGGACCCCCCAGAGGGACCACCCCTTCTGGATCCAACCCCCCCAGGAGAGTTGCCAGACGAATTATCCAGCGATGTATCCAAGGAGTTGTCAAAAGAGTTATCCCACCAGTTGTCAGGCGACCTCCCAAATGACCTTCCCGACGAAAAAGCGGATATCAAATTTTCCGAAAACTGCAAGAGAGTGCTTCACAACGCGGTGCTAGAagcaaggaggaaaaaaaaaatgttcgttAACGTGACTGATATACTGATCGCCCTCATCAACATGGCACAAGAGAATCAAAATTGcgactttttaaaatatctgAACGAGCTCAACATAAGCGTCAACGATTTGAAGAGGGAGCTAACTAGTTACGATGAGGAGAATTCCTTTGCGCCCCCAACGGGCAGAACAAGCCGCACCCCCCATCGGGATGATGACCAGAATTCTAACCAGGCAGACAAACGTGAAGAAAATGGCTCCCTCATCGAAACGATCGAAAATAGAGACGACAACCAACGAATGCGTAACGTGAACAACGAACAACAGAATCACCACTTTATGAACAACCTAAATAATGACTACCTGAACCAAACGAGGGAATTCAAAAACTACGAGGAAAGTAACTTCCCATCGAACAACAAATTTTTTAGCTCCTCCTATGTGAAAGATTGTCTAACAGATATGGTCCAAGCGGCGTACGAAAGAGGGGATGAACATTtctttggaagaaaaaaagaaataaaaagaataatagaaatattaggaaggagaaaaaaatccaacCCATTACTGATTGGTGAAAGTGGGGTCGGAAAAACAGCCATCGTGGAACATTTGTCTTATCTAATACTGAAGGATAAAGTGCCATACCATTTGCGCAACTGTCGAATTTACCAACTCAATGTTGGGAACATCGTAGCTGGGACAAAGTACAGAGGAGAGTTCGAAGAAAAGATGAAACATTTGCTaaataatatgaacaagaaaaaaaaaaacattcttTTTATCGACGAAATTCATGTTATTGTAGGTGCAGGCAGTGGGGAGGGATCATTAGACGCCTCCAATTTGTTGAAGCCGTTTCTTTCCTCAGATAATTTACAATGCATTGGCACCACGACATTTCAGGAATACACTAAATATATCGAATCGGATAAAGCTCTGAGGAGACGATTTAACTGCGTCCCCGTGAAACCATTCACATCCAAGGAGACTCTCCTCCTACTGAAGAAAATTAAATACAACTATGAAAAGTATCACAACATTTACTACACTAATGATGCACTCAAGTCGATCGTTACGCTGACGGAGGATTATCTTCCCACGGCAAATTTCCCCGATAAGGCCATCGACATTTTGGACGAGGCCGGTGCCTACCAAAAGATCAAGTATGAGATGCTCATGCGGCAGAGGTTGCGCGATGAGCGTGGCCGCAGGGGGAGTGGGGACACGGCAAATGCAGACCTGCCGAATGGGGACCCAACCAATGCACACCCAACCAATGCAAACCTGGCCAATGCAGAGCAGGTGATTAACCGCCAGGGGAACGACACGCAACCCAGTAGTGACCAGAATACACCTTCGAAGCTGCTCCCTGATGACGGCCAACCCGCCCTCATCCACAAGGACAGAAATGTCGAAGCGCAGGATTACCTCGAGAACATGCACATGAAATACGTCACCTCAGATGTGATCGAAAATATTGTCAGCAAAAAATCCTCCATATcgtatattaaaaaaaacaaaaaggaggaagaaaaaatcataaaaCTTAAGGAAAAACTgaacaaaattataataGGACAGGAGAAAGTAATTGATATATTATCCAGATATCTGTTCAAAGCTATAACGAATATAAAGGATCCGAATAAACCCATTGGCACTTTACTACTATGTGGGTCATCAGGGGTTGGAAAGACGCTGTGCGCTCAAGTCATATCAAAGTATTTATTCAATGAAGACAACCTAATTGTAATAAACATGAGTGAGTATATAGACAAACATTCGGTAAGCAAACTGTTCGGTAGCTACCCAGGCTATATAGgttataaggaaggaggagaacTAACAGaaagtgtaaagaaaaaaccaTTCTCTATAATCCTTTTCGATGAAATTGAAAAGGCACACAGTGAAGTTTTACACGTCCTGTTGCAAATATTGGACAATGGAATACTAACCGATTCGAAGGGAAATAAAGTGTCCTTTAAAAATACCTTTATCTTCATGACAACCAATGTGGGGTCAGACATTATCACAGATTATTTCAAGCTCTACAATAAGAACTACTCAAACCTGGGCTTTAAGTATTACCTTagtaagaagaaaaacaggGAAGAGACGGATGGTTCTTCCGTTCACAAGGGGCAACTCCCTGAAGGAGCTAACAGTGTAACTAACTCACTGGTAGAACAACCAACCGGATTAAGCAACAACGGACCTGCCGACATGCAGGTAAACCGTAATGGTAACCACCAGGTTGGGAACCCCCCCACCCAACAACCAAACAGCTACGAACTCTTTGAGGAAAAACTACGAACCAACGAATGGTACGAAGAGTTACAACcagaaatagaagaagaactgaagaaaaaattccttccaGAATTCCTAAACAGGATAgacgaaaaaattattttccgaCAATTTCTCAAAAGAGATGTTGTCaatattttccaaaatatGATTGaagatttgaaaaaaagaattaaaaaaagaaaaaatctaAATCTAATTATCGAGCAAGAtgttattaaatatatttgtagtgacgaaaataatatttacgATATGAATTTTGGTGCCAGATCGATCAGAAGGGCACTGTATAAATACATCGAAGATCccattgcttcttttttaatatccAATTTGTGCGAACCGAACGATTCTATTCATCTTTCCCTCTCCAGCGGTAACAAAATTAATGTGCAGTTGTTGAAGGCGTCCGTAGATCAGCTTGTGTTGTAA